Proteins from a single region of Nitratidesulfovibrio sp.:
- a CDS encoding MiaB/RimO family radical SAM methylthiotransferase, which translates to MSGHAFFALTLGCKINQYETEAVREAWLARGWREAADPADASVLLINSCAVTARAVADVRQAVARMHRAAPQGRIVVTGCAAQVLREDIAALPGVADVVGQQAKVSLLHYDPERGAAGAHAVSGGGSSDGGEGSDDLFATDTAFPAFRIDGFTRSRPVLKVQDGCSHRCTYCIVPLARGAARSRDPREALAEARRLLDAGFRELIVSGVNLRQYGRDLPGGGPDFWDLLAFLERELAPQWAGRARLRISSLEPGQLGERALDVLAESRLVAPQLHLSLQSGSPGVLRRMGRGHYRPEPLLDFVRDLAEVWPLFGLGADILTGFPGETDAEFGETLDFVGALPLTYAHVFPYSRRPGTPAAVMEGQLPQEVKKRRAAELRGAVAAKKAAFLHRLLGEPQLLVAPEGSRGVKGVCEYYAECRFTGGRRPAAQAAQGGEHAGSGDLVAVRPLAVERDGLLVEAM; encoded by the coding sequence ATGAGCGGTCACGCCTTTTTCGCGCTGACGCTGGGCTGCAAGATCAATCAGTACGAGACCGAGGCCGTGCGCGAGGCATGGCTGGCGCGCGGCTGGCGCGAGGCTGCCGACCCCGCCGATGCAAGCGTGCTGCTGATCAATTCGTGCGCGGTCACCGCGCGCGCCGTGGCCGACGTGCGGCAGGCCGTGGCCCGCATGCACCGGGCCGCGCCGCAGGGGCGCATCGTGGTCACCGGCTGCGCGGCGCAGGTGCTGCGCGAGGACATTGCCGCGCTGCCCGGCGTGGCCGACGTGGTGGGCCAGCAGGCCAAGGTTTCATTGTTGCATTATGACCCGGAGCGGGGCGCGGCGGGGGCGCATGCGGTCAGCGGGGGGGGCAGCAGCGACGGGGGCGAGGGCAGCGACGATCTTTTCGCTACCGATACCGCGTTTCCGGCCTTCCGCATCGACGGCTTCACCCGGTCGCGCCCGGTGCTCAAGGTGCAGGACGGCTGTTCGCACCGCTGCACCTATTGCATCGTACCGCTGGCGCGCGGCGCGGCCCGCAGCCGCGACCCGCGCGAGGCGCTGGCAGAGGCGCGCCGCCTGCTGGATGCGGGGTTCCGCGAACTCATTGTGTCCGGCGTGAACCTGCGCCAGTACGGGCGCGACCTGCCCGGCGGCGGGCCGGACTTCTGGGATCTGCTGGCCTTTCTGGAGCGCGAGCTTGCCCCGCAGTGGGCGGGCCGGGCGCGGCTGCGCATCAGCTCGCTGGAGCCGGGCCAGCTTGGCGAACGCGCGCTGGACGTGCTGGCCGAAAGCCGTCTGGTGGCCCCGCAACTGCACCTTTCGTTGCAGAGCGGCAGCCCCGGCGTGTTGCGCCGCATGGGGCGGGGACATTACCGACCCGAGCCGCTGCTGGATTTCGTGCGCGATCTGGCCGAGGTGTGGCCGCTGTTCGGCCTTGGCGCGGACATCCTGACCGGCTTTCCCGGCGAGACGGACGCGGAGTTTGGCGAGACGCTGGATTTCGTGGGGGCGTTGCCGCTGACCTATGCGCACGTGTTCCCGTATTCGCGCAGGCCGGGCACCCCGGCGGCGGTGATGGAGGGGCAATTGCCGCAAGAGGTGAAGAAGCGCCGGGCGGCAGAGTTGCGCGGCGCGGTGGCGGCGAAGAAGGCGGCGTTCCTGCACCGCCTGCTGGGCGAGCCGCAACTGCTGGTGGCCCCGGAGGGTTCGCGCGGCGTGAAGGGCGTGTGCGAGTACTATGCCGAGTGCCGGTTTACCGGCGGGCGGCGGCCCGCTGCACAGGCGGCGCAGGGCGGAGAGCATGCAGGCTCTGGTGACCTTGTGGCTGTGCGTCCGCTGGCTGTCGAGCGTGACGGCCTGTTGGTGGAGGCAATGTAG
- a CDS encoding ASKHA domain-containing protein: protein MPGVADSPVTPDAVAEVTLPDGRILRLPLPVPRPATIPGDQDVDTPARAASGAGPASTLARLVWMSGQVDPPALCSGLGRCGRCAARFTRGAPTPHPADEAHFSEAELTDGWRLLCRHAPSEPAQSPQPSPPAQGAVPHENTDSPPDACCGMAFTLPAGTAPRRSRITDGPPPDAPLSGTPLSRASLSRTPLSRTPLSGTSRPSVSDPSPATAAPLLLAMDLGTTTLHWSALTPDGRRVAHGAELNPQMGAGSEVMSRLAVASSPEGLAALRRLTLAAVARIAAGLPGPLRGLCVAGNSAMTAILLGRDVSGLAAAPYRLDYAGGTVEILPDPLGPAVVPEVWIPPQPAPFVGGDVAAGMAALLYGGLAAVPRAGTAPALAPAPDPAPAPGASPRFPFLLADLGTNGEFVLATGPDSALVTSVALGPALEGIGLSCGGVAQPGAIAAFTLGPAGLAATVLPEDDTTPATPTHLCGTGYLSLLRVLLRAGLLDEDGRFVMEPHSPLARRLAALLVEVRGERRLPLPGGLHLSAGDVEEVLKVKAAFSLAYERLLAEAGMPGTALDAVYLAGALGEHARPDDLETLGFLPAGVAGRTRAVGNASLRGAELLLLRPELRHRINAWRAGCRVVDLTTASDFSAAFLRHMRFR from the coding sequence ATGCCCGGCGTAGCGGACAGCCCCGTCACGCCGGATGCCGTGGCCGAGGTCACCCTGCCGGACGGGCGCATCCTGCGTCTGCCCCTGCCCGTGCCCCGGCCCGCCACCATCCCCGGCGATCAGGACGTGGATACGCCCGCGCGCGCGGCTTCCGGGGCAGGCCCGGCCAGCACACTGGCCCGGCTGGTGTGGATGAGCGGCCAGGTGGACCCGCCCGCGCTGTGTTCCGGCCTTGGCCGCTGCGGGCGCTGCGCGGCGCGCTTCACGCGCGGCGCACCCACACCCCACCCCGCCGACGAGGCCCATTTTTCCGAAGCCGAACTGACCGACGGCTGGCGACTGCTGTGCCGCCACGCCCCTTCCGAACCGGCCCAATCCCCACAGCCGTCGCCCCCCGCCCAAGGGGCCGTCCCGCATGAAAACACGGACAGCCCCCCGGACGCGTGCTGCGGCATGGCCTTCACCCTGCCCGCCGGAACGGCCCCGCGCCGCTCGCGGATAACGGATGGTCCCCCGCCTGATGCGCCCCTGTCCGGTACTCCCCTGTCCCGTGCGTCCCTCTCCCGTACGCCCCTGTCCCGTACGCCCCTGTCCGGCACCTCCCGGCCTTCCGTATCCGACCCGTCTCCGGCAACCGCCGCCCCCCTGCTGCTGGCCATGGACCTCGGCACAACCACCCTGCACTGGTCGGCCCTGACCCCGGATGGCCGCCGCGTGGCCCACGGCGCGGAACTGAACCCCCAGATGGGTGCTGGCAGCGAGGTCATGTCCCGCCTGGCCGTGGCCTCGTCGCCGGAAGGGCTTGCCGCCCTGCGCCGCCTGACCCTGGCCGCCGTGGCCCGCATCGCCGCCGGGCTGCCCGGCCCGTTGCGCGGACTGTGCGTGGCGGGCAACTCCGCCATGACCGCCATCCTGCTGGGGCGCGACGTATCCGGCCTTGCCGCCGCCCCCTACCGCCTGGACTACGCGGGCGGCACCGTGGAAATCCTGCCGGATCCGCTTGGGCCCGCCGTCGTGCCCGAGGTGTGGATTCCTCCGCAGCCCGCGCCTTTCGTGGGCGGCGACGTGGCGGCGGGCATGGCCGCGCTGCTGTACGGCGGGTTGGCTGCCGTGCCGCGCGCAGGCACCGCCCCTGCTCTGGCTCCGGCTCCAGACCCCGCCCCGGCACCCGGCGCATCGCCCCGCTTTCCCTTTCTGCTGGCGGACCTGGGCACCAACGGAGAATTCGTGCTGGCCACCGGGCCGGACAGCGCGCTGGTGACCAGCGTGGCCCTTGGCCCCGCGTTGGAGGGTATCGGCCTGTCCTGCGGCGGGGTGGCCCAGCCGGGGGCCATAGCCGCATTCACCCTTGGCCCCGCAGGGCTGGCAGCCACCGTGCTGCCAGAAGATGACACCACCCCCGCCACGCCCACCCACCTGTGCGGTACGGGCTATCTTTCGCTGCTCCGGGTACTGTTGCGCGCCGGGCTGCTTGACGAAGACGGTCGCTTCGTGATGGAACCGCATTCCCCGCTGGCGCGTCGCCTTGCCGCCCTGCTTGTCGAAGTGCGCGGCGAACGGCGCCTGCCCCTGCCAGGGGGCTTGCATCTTTCGGCGGGCGACGTAGAAGAGGTGCTGAAGGTGAAGGCCGCCTTCTCACTGGCCTACGAGCGGCTGCTGGCGGAAGCCGGCATGCCCGGAACGGCGCTGGACGCCGTGTATCTTGCCGGGGCGCTGGGCGAGCACGCCCGCCCCGATGACCTCGAAACACTGGGTTTCCTGCCCGCAGGGGTGGCCGGGCGCACGCGGGCCGTGGGCAACGCCTCGCTGCGCGGGGCGGAACTGCTGCTGCTCCGACCGGAACTGCGCCACCGCATCAATGCCTGGCGCGCGGGCTGCCGCGTGGTGGACCTGACCACGGCCAGCGATTTTTCCGCCGCGTTCCTGCGCCACATGCGCTTTCGCTGA
- a CDS encoding tRNA pseudouridine synthase A: MARLALVVSYVGTRLAGWQIQARTDRPGPRTVQGELERIAERIVGAPVRLHGAGRTDSGVHAEAQLAHMDVPDHRADLDWLRAFNAGLPDDIAVSAVVRVADDFHARFDARGKTYTYRLWTERRWVPPRLAPFAWATGPLDLEAMDAAAALLHGTHDFASFQNTGTDIVTTVRTVTRVARRHEGEPWPAPPALPHPLSEPLPQSLPTAGAGEATNGLPEGPRVIAWDFEADGFLKQMVRNMMGLLVAVGRGKLHPDAVPAILAARDRTTAPATAPAHGLTLTRVHY, translated from the coding sequence ATGGCCCGTCTCGCGCTTGTCGTGTCCTATGTGGGCACCCGGCTGGCCGGGTGGCAGATCCAGGCCCGCACCGACCGCCCTGGGCCGCGCACCGTGCAGGGCGAACTGGAACGCATCGCCGAACGCATCGTGGGTGCGCCGGTGCGCCTGCATGGCGCGGGCCGCACCGATTCCGGCGTGCACGCGGAAGCCCAACTGGCCCACATGGACGTGCCCGACCACCGGGCGGACCTGGACTGGCTGCGCGCCTTCAACGCCGGGCTGCCCGACGACATTGCCGTGTCCGCCGTGGTCCGCGTGGCTGACGACTTTCACGCCCGGTTCGATGCGCGCGGCAAGACCTACACCTACCGGCTGTGGACCGAACGGCGCTGGGTGCCGCCCCGGCTGGCCCCTTTCGCATGGGCCACGGGCCCGCTGGACCTTGAAGCCATGGACGCCGCCGCCGCGCTCCTGCACGGCACGCACGACTTCGCCAGCTTCCAGAATACCGGTACCGACATCGTCACCACCGTGCGCACCGTGACCAGGGTGGCCCGCCGCCACGAGGGCGAGCCCTGGCCTGCCCCCCCTGCGCTGCCCCACCCGCTGTCAGAGCCATTGCCGCAATCGTTACCCACGGCAGGCGCTGGCGAAGCAACGAACGGCCTGCCCGAGGGCCCGCGCGTCATCGCCTGGGACTTCGAGGCCGACGGCTTTCTCAAGCAGATGGTGCGCAACATGATGGGCCTGCTGGTGGCCGTGGGGCGCGGCAAGCTGCATCCGGACGCCGTGCCTGCCATCCTGGCCGCCCGCGACCGCACGACCGCCCCGGCCACGGCCCCGGCGCACGGGCTGACCCTGACCCGCGTGCACTACTAG
- a CDS encoding small ribosomal subunit Rsm22 family protein, with the protein MHHLFAALSPEYRQRLESLPTALDTVAPLRTAHRRDLPMAIHDLSLVLTSERGSLSDPYWAAPRLLSAYLRYFMPWNLVRLGRLLPSLDLVDREALLERPLILDLGSGPLTLPLALWLARPDLRTLPLTFLCADIAPHPLEVGRELLQVIAGEESPWALRTLRAPMESALKEARGDAALILAGNVLNELKPRRDEPLEFRMEDLAEKIGSALAHGGRILVIEPGTRLGARYVTQFRRAAMEVGLAPLAPCPHHDQCPMLEQGGAGGWCHFTFPIQGAPAWLEELSRRAKLEKGTASLSFVLLGEADKVVAPRNTIRIISDAFPLPGRREPVRYACSERGLALLHDARHVHSGTALDITWPEVERRDRKSGALELEWTPPSRDGKTPDAPGRGPRGKAETGGAAAGMGSRGRSSGRDTGAGRASQVPDDEDDAQPAFLMNGAPHGAAPVAAGTEGGDFDGLDAHDGHAPSEPNGNRADGPDHGATYSQMFANQPHGGRPAQRRGVPRFGARRGHARDGGFDGGFAGDGGAGYGSRRQGVLPDDFGNRAKSGGHQTDRAGMRKSGRGAGQPAGQFADRKERYPDGPRADRRERYPDGQQGNQRGQWANRRPRHGEQEGAGQDQRGPNVTPARQEQQGQGRPHGERDGQQRTQGRTQRPFGNARRQRPDGPQEGRREGRADHDRQPRGPRQEGNQERGQDRRPNRMDRLDRPDRPGRTDRGDRGERHERGGERHEHRAQRHPGARAEAPRDRRPDNRQDRPADARPGARPDTRPDARSDARPDTSPGAPRDFGGQQRPDEGRKGKPRRHFDREGRPGGQPGRDDRAPRRSEERRPEGRRPEERRSEERRPMPRRDDGQQRPQQARPGNQPERTARGERGERGGDQRNAPRNDRRPGGQSDQRTDRRPDRPERPEQRRDDRRDDQRPKPADDRPDNAGQPHARRRKPRRDD; encoded by the coding sequence ATGCACCATCTTTTCGCCGCCCTGTCCCCGGAATACCGGCAGCGCCTGGAATCCCTGCCCACGGCGCTGGACACCGTGGCCCCGCTGCGCACCGCGCACCGCCGCGACCTGCCCATGGCCATCCACGACCTGTCGCTGGTGCTCACCAGCGAACGCGGCTCGCTCTCCGATCCGTATTGGGCGGCCCCGCGCCTGCTTTCCGCCTACCTGCGCTACTTCATGCCGTGGAACCTGGTGCGCCTTGGCCGTCTGCTGCCCTCGCTGGATCTGGTGGACCGCGAGGCCCTGCTGGAACGCCCGCTGATCCTCGACCTGGGCAGCGGCCCGCTGACCCTGCCGCTGGCCTTGTGGCTAGCCCGGCCAGACCTGCGCACCCTGCCGTTGACCTTCCTGTGCGCGGACATCGCCCCCCACCCGCTGGAGGTGGGCCGCGAACTGCTGCAAGTCATCGCGGGAGAGGAATCGCCCTGGGCGCTGCGCACCCTGCGCGCCCCCATGGAGTCGGCCCTGAAGGAGGCCCGCGGCGACGCGGCGCTGATCCTGGCGGGCAACGTGCTGAACGAGTTGAAGCCCCGCCGCGACGAGCCGCTGGAATTCCGCATGGAGGACCTGGCCGAAAAGATCGGGTCGGCCCTGGCCCACGGTGGCCGCATACTGGTCATCGAGCCGGGCACACGGCTGGGGGCGCGCTACGTCACCCAGTTCCGCCGCGCGGCCATGGAGGTGGGGCTTGCCCCGCTGGCCCCCTGCCCCCATCACGACCAATGCCCCATGCTGGAGCAGGGCGGCGCGGGCGGCTGGTGCCACTTCACCTTCCCCATCCAGGGCGCGCCCGCCTGGCTGGAAGAACTGAGCCGCAGGGCCAAGCTGGAAAAGGGCACCGCCAGCCTGTCCTTTGTCCTGCTGGGCGAAGCGGACAAGGTGGTGGCGCCGCGCAACACCATCCGCATCATTTCCGACGCCTTTCCGCTGCCCGGACGCCGCGAACCCGTGCGCTACGCCTGCTCCGAACGGGGCCTGGCCCTGCTGCACGATGCGCGGCACGTGCATTCCGGCACGGCCCTCGACATCACCTGGCCGGAAGTGGAACGCCGCGACCGCAAGTCCGGCGCGCTGGAACTGGAATGGACGCCGCCCAGCCGCGACGGCAAGACACCGGACGCGCCGGGCAGGGGCCCCAGGGGCAAGGCCGAAACGGGCGGTGCTGCCGCCGGCATGGGCAGCCGGGGCCGCTCGTCCGGGCGCGACACGGGCGCGGGGCGCGCATCGCAGGTACCGGATGACGAGGACGACGCACAGCCAGCCTTTCTGATGAACGGCGCGCCGCACGGGGCTGCGCCCGTTGCCGCCGGGACCGAAGGCGGCGATTTCGACGGGCTCGATGCACATGACGGGCACGCCCCCTCCGAACCCAACGGCAACCGCGCCGATGGCCCGGACCACGGCGCAACGTACAGCCAGATGTTCGCCAACCAACCACACGGGGGCAGGCCCGCGCAGCGGCGCGGTGTGCCCCGCTTTGGTGCGCGGCGCGGCCACGCCCGCGACGGCGGTTTCGACGGCGGCTTCGCGGGGGACGGCGGCGCGGGATATGGTTCGCGCCGCCAGGGTGTCCTGCCCGATGATTTCGGCAACCGCGCGAAATCGGGCGGCCACCAGACCGATCGGGCTGGCATGCGCAAGTCCGGGCGGGGTGCCGGGCAACCCGCCGGGCAGTTTGCCGACCGCAAAGAGCGCTATCCCGATGGGCCGCGTGCCGACCGGCGAGAACGGTATCCCGACGGCCAGCAGGGCAACCAGCGCGGCCAGTGGGCCAACCGTCGCCCCCGGCACGGCGAGCAGGAGGGCGCGGGTCAAGACCAGCGTGGCCCCAACGTCACTCCCGCACGTCAGGAACAGCAGGGCCAGGGTCGCCCCCACGGCGAGCGAGACGGCCAGCAGCGCACGCAGGGGCGCACGCAACGCCCCTTCGGCAATGCCCGCCGCCAGCGGCCCGACGGCCCGCAGGAAGGGCGTCGGGAAGGCCGGGCCGATCATGACCGGCAACCGCGCGGCCCTCGGCAGGAAGGCAATCAGGAGCGCGGGCAGGACCGTCGCCCGAATCGGATGGACCGACTGGACCGGCCAGACCGGCCAGGCCGGACAGATCGGGGGGATCGGGGGGAACGGCACGAGCGGGGCGGCGAACGCCACGAACACCGTGCCCAACGCCACCCCGGCGCCCGCGCCGAGGCCCCGCGTGACCGCAGGCCGGACAATCGGCAGGATCGCCCCGCCGATGCCCGCCCCGGTGCCCGTCCTGATACCAGGCCCGATGCCAGGTCCGATGCCAGGCCCGATACCAGCCCCGGCGCACCGCGCGATTTCGGGGGCCAGCAGCGGCCCGACGAAGGCCGCAAGGGCAAGCCGCGCCGCCACTTCGACCGTGAAGGCAGGCCCGGCGGCCAGCCCGGTCGCGATGACCGCGCCCCGCGCCGTTCCGAGGAACGTCGTCCGGAAGGACGGCGTCCGGAAGAGCGGCGGTCCGAAGAGCGGCGTCCCATGCCCCGGCGTGATGACGGGCAGCAGCGCCCGCAGCAGGCCCGTCCCGGCAACCAGCCCGAGCGTACCGCGCGCGGAGAACGCGGGGAGCGCGGCGGTGACCAGCGCAACGCCCCCCGCAATGACCGCCGCCCCGGCGGGCAGTCCGACCAGCGCACGGACCGGCGGCCAGATCGTCCCGAACGTCCGGAACAGCGTCGGGATGACCGGCGTGACGACCAGCGGCCCAAGCCTGCCGACGACCGGCCCGACAACGCGGGCCAGCCGCACGCCCGGAGGCGCAAGCCCCGGCGCGACGACTAG
- a CDS encoding adenosylcobinamide-GDP ribazoletransferase, whose product MKLAHLLAAQWRAFALSAGFLTRLAPARAATNAEMAAGVAHYPLVGLLAGLVCAGPFLLGLLGGHPWVQALGYAALLLWATRGLHWDGWADLMDAWGSSATGDRFWDILKDSRIGAFGVLGIVFGVLGQMVLAHEVITMGRGGALVWAPVLGRAACVVLAACVPPGTRSTLGRLTSAGATHMTVLFCAGVAAATGVALAGPPAVLAAALPCACAVAWLAALARREGGLNGDFLGACIILGELSALLGTILA is encoded by the coding sequence GTGAAATTGGCCCACCTGCTGGCCGCCCAGTGGCGTGCCTTTGCCCTGTCCGCGGGCTTCCTGACCCGGCTTGCCCCGGCCCGCGCCGCCACCAATGCCGAGATGGCCGCCGGGGTGGCCCATTACCCGCTGGTGGGGCTGCTGGCCGGGCTGGTGTGCGCCGGGCCGTTCCTGCTGGGCCTGCTCGGCGGGCATCCCTGGGTGCAGGCCCTGGGCTACGCGGCCCTGCTGCTGTGGGCCACGCGCGGCCTGCACTGGGACGGCTGGGCCGACCTCATGGACGCCTGGGGCAGTTCCGCCACCGGCGACCGGTTCTGGGACATCCTGAAGGACAGCCGCATCGGGGCCTTCGGGGTGCTGGGCATCGTTTTCGGGGTGCTGGGGCAGATGGTGCTGGCCCACGAGGTCATCACCATGGGCCGGGGCGGGGCGCTGGTATGGGCCCCCGTGCTGGGTCGCGCCGCCTGCGTGGTGCTGGCGGCCTGCGTGCCCCCCGGTACCCGCTCCACCCTGGGCCGCCTGACCTCCGCCGGGGCCACGCACATGACGGTACTGTTCTGTGCCGGGGTGGCCGCCGCCACTGGCGTGGCCCTTGCCGGGCCGCCCGCCGTGCTGGCCGCCGCCCTGCCCTGCGCCTGCGCCGTGGCCTGGCTGGCCGCGCTGGCCCGGCGAGAGGGCGGCCTGAACGGCGACTTTCTGGGGGCCTGCATCATTCTGGGCGAGCTGTCCGCGCTGCTGGGCACCATACTCGCGTAA
- the fliJ gene encoding flagellar export protein FliJ, which yields MPPFRFRLQQVLDYREQLEEQAKLAFARAKTAHEAQQRQVEAVRAAIAEAERKLYEDARLSRDELWLQRNFLRGLREDLTHAELRLRMLAQMMEQARSELVKKSQERKLLEKLKDKQAARHAHDELLREQRTYDETATLRFEPPSF from the coding sequence ATGCCCCCGTTCCGCTTTCGCCTGCAACAGGTTCTCGACTACCGGGAACAGTTGGAGGAGCAGGCCAAACTGGCCTTTGCCCGCGCCAAGACCGCCCACGAGGCGCAGCAGCGCCAGGTGGAGGCGGTACGCGCGGCCATTGCCGAAGCGGAACGGAAACTGTACGAAGACGCGCGCCTCTCGCGTGACGAACTCTGGCTGCAACGCAACTTCCTGCGCGGCCTGCGCGAAGACCTGACCCACGCCGAACTGCGCCTGCGCATGCTGGCCCAGATGATGGAACAGGCCCGCAGCGAACTGGTGAAAAAATCGCAGGAACGCAAACTGCTGGAAAAGCTGAAGGACAAACAGGCGGCCCGCCATGCGCACGACGAACTCCTCCGCGAACAGCGTACCTATGACGAAACCGCAACGCTTCGCTTCGAGCCTCCGTCTTTCTAG
- the lipA gene encoding lipoyl synthase — protein sequence MSVPGNSAPSLRIPPWLRVKLPCSHTYGDTRSLVDDLRLNTVCQSAKCPNMFECFSSGTATFLILGNVCTRNCAFCNITPGQAAPPDPDEPRRVAEGAARLGLSHVVVTSVTRDDLPDGGSAHFAATVRALRAALPAAQNGQPATIEVLIPDFRGSRAALDTVLEAAPDIINHNVETPPVHYPRIRPQADYAQSLELLARVRAAGAIAKSGLMVGLGETDDEVRATLADLAATGCHIATIGQYMRPSRNHPPVERYVHPDVFDGYAAHGHALGIPHVFSAPLVRSSYNARAAYDALQQLRGQ from the coding sequence ATGTCTGTGCCCGGCAATTCCGCGCCATCTTTGCGGATTCCGCCGTGGCTGCGGGTCAAGCTGCCCTGTAGCCACACCTACGGGGACACCCGTTCGCTGGTGGACGACCTGCGCCTGAACACCGTGTGTCAGAGCGCCAAGTGCCCGAACATGTTCGAGTGCTTTTCTTCGGGCACGGCCACGTTCCTCATCCTGGGCAACGTGTGCACGCGCAACTGCGCCTTCTGCAACATCACCCCCGGCCAGGCCGCGCCGCCAGACCCGGACGAACCCCGCCGCGTGGCCGAAGGCGCCGCGCGCCTGGGGCTTTCGCACGTGGTGGTCACCTCCGTCACCCGCGACGACCTGCCCGATGGCGGCTCTGCCCATTTCGCGGCCACGGTGCGCGCCCTGCGCGCCGCCCTGCCCGCTGCCCAGAACGGCCAGCCCGCCACCATCGAAGTGCTGATCCCCGACTTTCGCGGCAGCCGGGCCGCGCTGGATACCGTGCTGGAGGCCGCGCCCGACATCATCAACCACAACGTGGAAACCCCGCCCGTGCACTACCCGCGCATCCGCCCGCAGGCCGACTATGCCCAGAGCCTGGAACTGCTGGCCCGCGTGCGCGCCGCCGGGGCCATCGCCAAAAGCGGGCTGATGGTGGGCCTGGGCGAGACCGACGACGAGGTGCGCGCCACCCTGGCCGACCTTGCCGCCACGGGCTGCCATATCGCCACCATCGGCCAGTACATGCGCCCCAGCCGCAACCACCCGCCCGTCGAACGCTACGTGCACCCCGATGTCTTCGACGGCTACGCCGCCCACGGCCACGCCCTCGGCATCCCCCACGTGTTCTCCGCCCCCCTCGTGCGCAGCAGCTACAACGCCCGCGCCGCCTACGACGCCTTGCAGCAGTTGCGGGGGCAGTAG
- the lipB gene encoding lipoyl(octanoyl) transferase LipB, whose product MNIIDLGLIRYAEADALQRARLEEVAAGAEETLYLLEHHPVITLGRNGGGENLHVGRDWLATQGIDLVQSSRGGNITCHFPGQLVAYPVFRVAKRPGGLRRMFHDLEEVVISTLGHFGLSAARWEGRPGVWIENRKICSIGMAMRRWTSYHGFALNVGRDLSLFEIITLCGLPDAQATSLHRELGGDSPSMQEVKDVCARQFRAIFADSAVAAGQAAL is encoded by the coding sequence ATGAACATCATCGACCTTGGCCTCATCCGCTACGCAGAGGCCGACGCCCTGCAACGGGCACGGCTGGAGGAAGTGGCGGCAGGGGCGGAAGAAACCCTGTACCTGCTGGAGCACCACCCGGTAATCACCCTTGGCCGCAACGGCGGGGGCGAAAACCTGCACGTGGGGCGCGACTGGCTGGCAACGCAGGGCATAGACCTTGTGCAATCCTCGCGCGGGGGCAACATCACCTGCCATTTCCCCGGCCAGCTGGTGGCCTACCCGGTGTTCCGGGTGGCCAAGCGGCCCGGCGGCCTGCGCCGGATGTTCCACGACCTCGAAGAGGTGGTCATTTCCACGCTGGGCCACTTCGGGCTGTCCGCCGCCCGCTGGGAAGGCCGCCCCGGCGTATGGATAGAAAACCGCAAGATCTGCTCCATCGGCATGGCCATGCGCCGCTGGACCTCGTACCACGGGTTCGCCCTGAACGTGGGGCGCGACCTGTCCCTTTTCGAAATAATCACCCTGTGCGGCCTGCCCGACGCGCAGGCCACGTCGCTGCACCGCGAACTGGGCGGCGATTCCCCATCCATGCAGGAGGTAAAGGATGTCTGTGCCCGGCAATTCCGCGCCATCTTTGCGGATTCCGCCGTGGCTGCGGGTCAAGCTGCCCTGTAG
- the fliM gene encoding flagellar motor switch protein FliM: MNKILAQDEVDALLRGLSGGEIESESDIPEDDSGIVPFDLANQDRIIRGRMPVLEIVNDRFARLCTNALSNTVRKRVELNPISIDMTKFGDFMRSLPVPTSINIFKMEPLRGNAIIVVDSRLVFALVENFFGGAGSQPKIEGREFTRIEQAIVDRVIKIALDNMEESWRPVHDVSLELVRSEINPQFAAIVPPSDVVVVITFEVELETAIGSMVICLPYATIEPIRSKLHASFQTERLEVDHAWVSRLKERLLETPVNLKIHFGESKITGNQLLRLQVGDVLLLDTDTDDLLECTVQGVTKFWGISGTVKANKAFQIIKEEEPRYT; the protein is encoded by the coding sequence ATGAACAAGATTCTGGCGCAGGACGAGGTCGATGCACTGCTCCGCGGCCTTTCCGGCGGCGAGATAGAGAGCGAGAGCGACATACCCGAGGACGACTCGGGCATCGTTCCGTTCGACCTCGCCAACCAGGATCGCATCATTCGTGGCCGCATGCCGGTTCTTGAAATCGTCAACGACCGGTTCGCGCGGCTGTGCACCAACGCGCTGTCCAACACCGTGCGCAAGCGGGTGGAGCTGAACCCCATCTCCATCGACATGACCAAGTTCGGCGATTTCATGCGCTCTTTGCCGGTGCCCACCAGCATCAACATTTTCAAGATGGAGCCGTTGCGCGGCAACGCCATCATCGTGGTGGATTCGCGCCTGGTCTTTGCCCTGGTGGAAAATTTCTTCGGCGGCGCGGGCAGCCAGCCCAAGATCGAGGGCCGCGAGTTCACGCGCATCGAGCAGGCCATCGTTGACCGGGTGATCAAGATCGCGCTCGACAACATGGAAGAATCGTGGCGCCCGGTGCACGACGTGAGCCTTGAACTGGTCCGCTCGGAGATCAACCCCCAGTTCGCGGCCATCGTGCCGCCCAGCGACGTGGTGGTGGTGATCACCTTCGAGGTGGAACTGGAAACGGCCATCGGCTCCATGGTCATCTGCCTGCCGTACGCCACCATCGAACCCATCCGGTCCAAGCTGCACGCCAGCTTCCAGACCGAACGCCTGGAAGTGGACCACGCCTGGGTTTCGCGCCTGAAGGAACGGTTGCTGGAAACCCCGGTGAACCTCAAGATCCATTTCGGCGAATCCAAGATCACCGGCAACCAGTTGCTGCGGTTGCAGGTGGGCGACGTGCTGCTGCTGGATACCGACACCGACGACCTGCTGGAGTGCACCGTGCAGGGGGTGACCAAGTTCTGGGGCATTTCCGGCACGGTAAAGGCCAACAAGGCCTTCCAGATCATCAAGGAAGAAGAGCCGCGCTACACCTGA